A part of Myxococcus landrumus genomic DNA contains:
- the pbpC gene encoding penicillin-binding protein 1C, translating to MRRFRHLLKKLGWTALGLSTLLAVGVAAAWWVPLPSRLTSPPSVVLEYRDGTPAHVFLAPDERWRIAAPVERIDPAYIRALLALEDKRFYSHPGVDPLAVARAAALNVTRGRRVSGASTLTMQLVRVLEPRPRTFSSKVVESFRAVQLELRLTKGEVLAAYLQFVPYGRNVEGVEAAALAYFGHTAAHLSPAEIATLLAVPQNPNRRFPVPENQERLRGARNEVARRLLELESLPRGPEGASVSKEQVLDEVRASSVPLEMKAFPREAPHAAVWLRAQRPGRTLLRSTLDAGTQRMVERLMRDAAVTLLPKGVHNGTAVVVEREKGEVLALVGNFDFFDERHGGQIAGFATPRSPGSTLKPLLYAMGIDLGMVGPEQLVADIPTTYGGYTPRNFDGRFLGLVRLEYALSQSLNMPFVRLLERVGVERFLGALRASGATSLVSEPGHYGLSAAVGGIEMTPMEVAGLYVALAGDGRTRPLRLLEEGQPREAPMEVMSPGAAWLTRQALALRDRPDFPERRRLTGLPARVHWKTGTSFGHRDAWAVGSGPRHTAVVWLGNFNHSPSVHLVGADAAGPVLFDILEGVGPRGRSLPDEDLNAPNDLMRVEVCAYSGHLPTEACTQRKEVYARRTSVPTLRCPYHQRVEVDVATGLAVGPTCKAGRTTESRVFVTWPATIRRWLEEQHRRLPEPPSAAPGCEPGGERAAPSIVSPGAGHITMLIPGVPPEKQELPLEAEASHERALTWFVDGALLGTARADERMWWTPSVGTHEILVTDDRGLTAKRTHIVRERR from the coding sequence ATGCGTCGCTTCCGCCACCTCCTGAAGAAGCTGGGATGGACCGCCTTGGGGTTGTCGACCCTCCTGGCGGTGGGGGTGGCGGCGGCGTGGTGGGTGCCACTGCCGTCGCGCCTCACCTCGCCCCCCTCCGTGGTGCTGGAGTACCGGGATGGGACTCCAGCACATGTGTTCCTCGCGCCGGATGAGCGGTGGAGAATCGCCGCGCCCGTGGAGCGAATCGACCCGGCCTACATCCGGGCGTTGCTGGCGCTGGAGGACAAGCGCTTCTATTCGCACCCGGGAGTGGACCCGCTCGCGGTGGCGCGCGCCGCCGCGCTGAATGTGACGCGAGGGCGCCGCGTGTCGGGGGCGTCCACCCTGACGATGCAGTTGGTGAGAGTGTTGGAGCCGCGTCCGCGGACCTTCTCATCGAAGGTGGTGGAGTCGTTCCGCGCGGTGCAGTTGGAGCTGCGCCTGACGAAAGGGGAGGTGCTGGCGGCGTACCTCCAGTTCGTGCCGTACGGGCGAAACGTGGAGGGGGTGGAGGCGGCGGCGCTGGCGTACTTCGGGCACACGGCGGCGCACCTGAGCCCGGCCGAAATCGCGACGCTGCTGGCGGTGCCGCAGAACCCCAACCGCCGCTTCCCGGTGCCGGAGAACCAGGAGCGGCTGAGGGGGGCGCGGAACGAAGTGGCCCGGAGGCTCCTGGAGCTGGAGTCGCTTCCTCGGGGGCCGGAGGGGGCGAGTGTCTCGAAGGAGCAGGTGTTGGACGAGGTGCGGGCTTCCTCCGTGCCCTTGGAGATGAAGGCGTTTCCTCGCGAGGCGCCTCATGCGGCGGTGTGGTTGAGGGCGCAGCGTCCGGGGCGGACCTTGCTTCGCTCCACGCTCGACGCGGGGACGCAGCGGATGGTGGAGCGGCTGATGCGGGACGCGGCCGTGACGCTGCTGCCGAAGGGAGTCCACAACGGGACGGCGGTAGTGGTGGAGCGCGAGAAGGGGGAGGTGCTCGCGCTGGTGGGCAACTTCGACTTCTTCGACGAGCGACACGGTGGACAGATTGCGGGCTTCGCCACGCCGCGCTCGCCGGGCTCCACGCTCAAGCCGCTCTTGTATGCGATGGGCATCGACCTGGGGATGGTCGGGCCGGAGCAACTGGTGGCGGACATCCCGACCACGTACGGGGGGTACACACCGCGCAACTTCGACGGTCGCTTCCTGGGGTTGGTGCGGCTCGAGTACGCGCTGTCCCAATCCCTCAACATGCCCTTCGTGCGGCTGTTGGAGCGAGTGGGCGTGGAGCGCTTCCTGGGGGCGCTGCGTGCTTCGGGTGCCACCAGCCTGGTGTCGGAGCCGGGGCACTACGGCCTGTCGGCGGCGGTGGGTGGCATCGAGATGACGCCGATGGAGGTGGCGGGGTTGTACGTCGCGCTGGCGGGGGATGGGCGCACACGGCCCTTGCGATTGCTGGAGGAAGGTCAGCCCCGAGAGGCGCCCATGGAGGTGATGTCCCCGGGGGCGGCGTGGCTGACCCGCCAGGCCTTGGCGCTTCGAGACCGGCCCGACTTTCCGGAGCGGCGCCGGCTGACGGGATTGCCCGCGCGGGTGCACTGGAAGACGGGGACGAGCTTCGGGCACCGGGATGCGTGGGCGGTGGGCTCGGGGCCTCGGCACACGGCGGTGGTGTGGTTGGGGAACTTCAACCACTCGCCCAGCGTGCACCTGGTGGGGGCGGACGCGGCGGGGCCGGTGCTGTTCGACATCCTGGAGGGCGTGGGGCCTCGGGGCCGCTCGTTGCCGGATGAGGACTTGAACGCGCCCAATGACCTGATGCGCGTGGAGGTGTGTGCGTACTCGGGCCATCTGCCGACGGAGGCGTGTACCCAGCGCAAGGAGGTCTATGCGCGGCGCACCTCCGTGCCCACCCTGCGCTGTCCCTATCACCAGCGCGTGGAGGTGGACGTGGCGACGGGGCTCGCGGTGGGACCCACGTGCAAGGCGGGGCGCACGACGGAGTCGCGGGTCTTCGTCACCTGGCCGGCCACCATCCGTCGCTGGTTGGAGGAACAACATCGCCGGCTGCCCGAGCCACCCTCGGCGGCGCCAGGGTGCGAGCCCGGAGGTGAGCGCGCGGCCCCGAGCATCGTCTCGCCAGGGGCGGGTCACATCACGATGCTGATTCCGGGGGTGCCTCCAGAGAAGCAGGAGCTGCCGCTGGAGGCAGAGGCTTCACATGAGCGGGCGCTCACGTGGTTCGTGGATGGCGCGCTGCTGGGCACCGCGCGCGCGGACGAGCGGATGTGGTGGACGCCGTCGGTGGGGACCCATGAAATCCTCGTCACGGATGACCGAGGCCTCACCGCGAAGCGCACGCACATCGTCCGCGAGCGCCGCTAA
- a CDS encoding alpha-2-macroglobulin family protein, which yields MGSQSAVMTSPPRAWRASGLFALLLAGTALTGCKKEGEPAAATPPAATGTSGATAPPASGEDAGTPAVATPEPVKPESINPIIRTLGPEGSLPEGLVIELARSLSPHDNSSMPGTAYTLTPQVAGHLGWTAGSTLTFKAQSGSFAFGTEYTFSLDALRTESGVVKPPSPGAWTYKFTTPTFRFVRLRPMQVEAGKHLALVDIEFTGPVDPNALRERATFQVGGEAVSSVTWRTVPEFPHVVNAVLSHPGIKPGAQVRFALSSGLPSLVASRAVAPSAEEAIVLRSGKRIDITGIKRDEGATGFFLEVSCRDVDIGEPLNTRVHDEYDSYYWDSRNRGCVLDDAMAESSIRVSPPVKVSVIPARRGFRIFGDFKRGTYTVRIAGGATSVGGGTLLADFERGITIPARKPQLSFSSAGRYLPRSAWRNLPLQHLNLDNVELTVRNVPPENLVFWMSDDERETADERTSNVVVKKTLSLQSPVDTLATTYVDVATLVPATTRGLVEVSVKKNDMEAASRILLTDLSLVAKRGGPVPGSTDKGEVWVWALGMENTDPVSGVEVSLVKKSGQAVARCVTKGADGCVLRVPAPGADDSEPFALIARQGEELTYLKYSELGTEIANSDVQGEPYRSEKAYRASIWSDRGVYRPGDTAHLAAVLRGVNDLAPPADMPVELVVMDPRERELKKVPLKTNEAGLVSLDVPFEAFQDTGRYRVTLKVADREVASYSFNVEEFVPERMKVTAAAEAAGYVQGVEIPVAVEAAYLFGGSAEGSPVELNCRLLPSDFKPKENAQFSYGLWRQDGKEPRPVALGQAKGTLDAKGQAVLNCPAHAAMGGLRGAAKLSALASVFESGSGRSTVNDASVPVHPERYYVGLQASTTKVQAGKPFTVQGVVVDWDGKLAGASLAPPSVEVEYVRLEEEYGFTYDEDEGYDRYQRFLRPVREGRVTTKVSGGRFNITVTPGADAAGYLVRVRSGNAQTDLELEGEGRYYWWGGGSRVDQTPRPLKPTSLDVAVPAQARVGQPFTVKVKAPYKGRMLFTVETDRVLATEWKAVEPGEVTWSFTPKEFAPNVYVSTFLVKDPHLESAEAFMPDRAFGIASVTLEPVDFTQAVTMNVPKEVRSNDTLTVDLDLGALEGATYATVAVVDEGILSLTRFQSPDPIKQLFTKRALGVGTFETIGWTLLIPPGGSSRSTGGDAEGDASGRVQPVKPVALWSGMVPVPANGKLRVPFKLPQYRGAVRVMAVTAGPKRVGRASAQVLVRDPLVLQTTLPRFLTQNDEIQVPVFVTNLSGKAQDVKVTLSAESLPVPGLEMPSTGTSPLQLLGKSEGRARVEDGKSTTFVFQARAVQSVGAARLSVVVEGGGYTSKESLDVPLSPAGPRERRVQRIELAQGVTDVSKHLQGWTPTTERSTLWVTTNPYAQSLQHLSYLARYPYGCVEQTTSSTRPLLFVSELVDNIDPTLTKGGALADMVTSGINRVLSMQTPSGGFGYWPGSTDPVEWGTAYATHMLMDAQKQKYVVPQDRLNDALKWMGDTLTTYEGRELRAGGYSESPEAYMHYVLALSGKGRKARVQKLVEALATKAQGKALARQEREEEYMLKAALYLAGDRRYEKDLRNPDLSPVTDERDNSWSFYSDRRRRGFMLSTFQDLFGNDAAGEPLAAMVAESLQSHPSPWYTTQELVWGITGLGKRLKGSSSEFTPPVLAVDGKAVAAQQNKESRASDRTWALARASERKQLQLDVKAKDEGKLFLVLSSEGVRSEGQVRMGGQGLVLTRKYRKQDGTELNLNASPVALAELIYVEVELKNNTGERVQNLALVDRLPAGWEIENARLGRGGSVDWVSADALWVPDYVNIRDDRMEVFGALNAKESKKVVYAVRAVTAGSFTLPTVEVEAMYDPRIWAREAGGTVRVSSPWKDSLL from the coding sequence ATGGGTTCGCAGTCCGCAGTCATGACCTCGCCACCTCGCGCCTGGCGCGCGAGCGGGCTCTTCGCGCTGCTCCTGGCGGGCACCGCGCTCACGGGCTGTAAGAAAGAGGGAGAGCCCGCGGCCGCGACGCCTCCCGCCGCCACGGGGACCTCTGGAGCCACCGCGCCGCCCGCCTCGGGAGAGGACGCGGGGACCCCCGCCGTCGCGACGCCGGAGCCCGTCAAGCCGGAGTCCATCAACCCCATCATCCGCACGCTGGGCCCCGAGGGCTCGCTGCCCGAGGGCCTCGTCATCGAACTGGCGCGGTCGCTGAGCCCTCACGACAACAGCTCGATGCCGGGCACGGCCTACACGCTGACGCCCCAGGTCGCTGGACATCTGGGCTGGACCGCGGGGTCCACCCTCACCTTCAAGGCCCAGAGCGGGAGCTTCGCCTTCGGGACCGAGTACACCTTCTCGCTCGATGCGCTCCGGACCGAGTCCGGCGTGGTGAAGCCTCCCTCGCCGGGGGCGTGGACCTACAAGTTCACCACGCCCACGTTCCGCTTCGTCCGCTTGCGGCCGATGCAGGTCGAAGCCGGCAAGCACCTGGCCCTGGTGGACATCGAGTTCACCGGCCCGGTGGACCCGAACGCCCTGCGCGAGCGCGCGACGTTCCAGGTCGGCGGCGAAGCCGTGTCCTCCGTGACCTGGCGCACCGTCCCCGAGTTCCCCCACGTCGTCAATGCCGTGTTGAGCCATCCGGGCATCAAGCCGGGGGCGCAGGTCCGCTTCGCGCTCTCCTCGGGTCTGCCCTCCTTGGTGGCCTCGAGGGCGGTCGCCCCCTCGGCGGAGGAGGCCATCGTCCTGCGGAGTGGAAAGCGCATCGACATCACCGGCATCAAGCGCGACGAGGGCGCCACGGGCTTCTTCCTGGAGGTCTCCTGCCGCGATGTGGACATCGGCGAGCCCCTGAACACGCGGGTCCACGACGAATACGACTCGTACTATTGGGATTCGCGCAACCGGGGCTGCGTGCTGGATGACGCCATGGCCGAGTCGTCCATCCGCGTGTCTCCGCCGGTCAAGGTGTCGGTGATTCCCGCGCGGCGCGGCTTCCGCATCTTCGGCGACTTCAAGCGAGGCACGTACACGGTGCGCATCGCCGGCGGTGCCACGTCCGTGGGCGGAGGCACGCTGCTGGCGGACTTCGAGCGGGGCATCACCATCCCCGCGAGGAAGCCGCAGCTCTCGTTCTCCTCGGCGGGTCGCTACCTGCCGCGCAGCGCGTGGCGGAACCTGCCGCTCCAGCACCTCAACCTCGACAACGTGGAGCTCACCGTCCGCAACGTGCCACCGGAGAACCTGGTCTTCTGGATGAGCGACGACGAGCGGGAGACCGCGGACGAGCGCACCTCCAACGTGGTGGTGAAGAAGACGCTGTCGCTCCAGTCGCCCGTGGACACCCTGGCCACCACCTACGTGGACGTGGCCACCCTGGTGCCCGCGACGACGCGGGGGCTGGTGGAAGTCTCCGTGAAGAAGAACGACATGGAGGCCGCCTCGCGCATCCTCCTCACGGACCTGAGCCTCGTCGCCAAGCGCGGAGGTCCGGTGCCCGGCTCCACGGACAAGGGAGAGGTCTGGGTGTGGGCGCTCGGCATGGAGAACACCGACCCGGTGTCGGGGGTCGAGGTGTCGCTGGTGAAGAAGAGCGGGCAGGCGGTGGCCCGCTGTGTCACCAAGGGCGCGGATGGGTGCGTGCTCCGCGTGCCCGCGCCTGGCGCGGATGACAGCGAGCCCTTCGCCCTCATCGCCCGCCAGGGCGAGGAGCTGACGTACCTCAAGTACAGCGAGCTGGGGACGGAGATCGCCAACTCGGACGTGCAGGGTGAGCCGTACCGCTCCGAGAAGGCCTACCGGGCCTCCATCTGGTCGGACCGCGGCGTGTACCGGCCGGGCGACACCGCGCACTTGGCCGCGGTGCTGCGCGGCGTGAATGACCTGGCGCCGCCCGCGGACATGCCGGTGGAGCTGGTGGTGATGGACCCGCGCGAGCGCGAGCTGAAGAAGGTGCCGCTGAAGACGAACGAGGCGGGCCTCGTGTCGCTCGATGTGCCCTTCGAGGCGTTCCAGGATACGGGCCGCTACCGCGTGACGCTGAAGGTGGCCGACCGGGAGGTGGCCTCGTACAGCTTCAACGTGGAGGAGTTCGTCCCCGAGCGCATGAAGGTGACCGCGGCCGCCGAGGCCGCCGGCTACGTGCAGGGCGTGGAGATTCCCGTCGCGGTGGAGGCCGCCTACCTCTTCGGTGGCTCCGCCGAGGGCAGCCCCGTGGAGCTCAACTGCCGGCTGCTGCCGTCGGACTTCAAGCCGAAGGAGAACGCCCAGTTCTCCTACGGCCTGTGGCGGCAGGACGGAAAGGAGCCTCGTCCCGTCGCGTTGGGGCAGGCGAAGGGCACGCTCGATGCGAAGGGGCAGGCGGTGCTCAACTGCCCGGCTCACGCGGCCATGGGCGGGCTGCGCGGCGCCGCGAAGCTCAGCGCGCTGGCCAGCGTCTTCGAGTCGGGCAGTGGCCGCTCCACGGTGAACGATGCCAGCGTGCCCGTGCACCCGGAGCGTTACTACGTGGGCCTCCAGGCCAGCACCACGAAGGTGCAGGCGGGCAAGCCGTTCACGGTGCAGGGCGTGGTGGTGGACTGGGACGGAAAGCTCGCGGGTGCGTCGCTGGCGCCCCCGTCCGTGGAGGTGGAATACGTCCGGTTGGAGGAGGAGTACGGCTTCACCTATGACGAGGACGAAGGCTATGACCGCTACCAGCGCTTCCTGCGGCCGGTGCGGGAGGGCCGCGTCACGACGAAGGTGTCGGGAGGCCGCTTCAACATCACCGTGACGCCCGGCGCGGATGCCGCGGGCTACCTGGTGCGCGTGCGTTCGGGCAACGCGCAGACGGACCTGGAGCTGGAGGGTGAGGGCCGCTACTACTGGTGGGGCGGGGGCTCGCGCGTGGACCAGACGCCGCGCCCGCTCAAGCCCACGTCCCTGGATGTCGCCGTCCCGGCGCAGGCGCGGGTGGGCCAGCCTTTCACCGTGAAGGTCAAGGCGCCCTACAAGGGCCGGATGCTCTTCACCGTGGAGACGGACCGCGTCCTCGCCACCGAGTGGAAGGCCGTGGAGCCGGGCGAGGTGACGTGGAGCTTCACGCCCAAGGAGTTCGCTCCCAACGTCTACGTGAGCACCTTCCTGGTGAAGGACCCGCACCTCGAGTCCGCCGAGGCCTTCATGCCGGACCGCGCGTTCGGCATCGCCAGCGTGACGCTGGAGCCGGTGGACTTCACGCAGGCGGTGACGATGAACGTGCCCAAGGAGGTCCGCTCCAACGACACGCTCACGGTGGACCTGGACCTGGGGGCGCTCGAGGGTGCGACCTACGCGACGGTGGCGGTGGTGGACGAGGGCATCCTCTCCCTCACGCGCTTCCAGAGCCCGGACCCCATCAAGCAGCTCTTCACCAAGCGGGCCCTCGGCGTGGGGACCTTCGAGACCATCGGCTGGACGTTGCTGATTCCTCCGGGCGGCAGCTCGCGCTCGACGGGTGGCGACGCGGAGGGGGATGCGAGCGGCCGCGTGCAGCCCGTCAAGCCCGTGGCGCTGTGGAGCGGCATGGTTCCGGTGCCGGCCAACGGCAAGCTGCGCGTGCCCTTCAAGCTGCCGCAGTACCGGGGCGCCGTTCGGGTGATGGCGGTGACGGCCGGGCCGAAGCGCGTGGGGCGTGCGAGCGCGCAGGTGCTGGTGCGAGACCCGCTGGTGCTCCAGACGACGCTGCCGCGCTTCCTCACGCAGAACGATGAAATCCAGGTGCCCGTCTTCGTCACGAACCTGTCCGGCAAGGCGCAGGACGTGAAGGTGACGCTGAGCGCGGAGTCGCTCCCGGTGCCGGGGCTCGAGATGCCGTCCACGGGCACGTCGCCGTTGCAGTTGTTGGGCAAGAGCGAGGGCCGGGCGCGGGTGGAGGACGGCAAGTCCACCACCTTCGTCTTCCAGGCGCGGGCGGTGCAGTCGGTGGGCGCGGCGCGGCTGAGTGTCGTGGTGGAGGGAGGAGGGTACACGTCGAAGGAGTCGCTGGACGTGCCGCTGTCTCCCGCGGGGCCGCGCGAGCGGCGCGTGCAGCGCATCGAGCTGGCGCAAGGCGTGACGGATGTCTCGAAGCACCTCCAGGGCTGGACGCCGACGACGGAGCGCTCCACGTTGTGGGTGACGACCAACCCGTATGCGCAGTCGCTCCAGCACCTCTCGTACCTGGCGCGCTATCCCTATGGTTGCGTCGAGCAGACGACGTCCTCGACGCGCCCGCTGCTCTTCGTGTCGGAGCTGGTGGACAACATCGACCCCACGCTCACGAAGGGCGGCGCGCTGGCGGACATGGTGACGTCCGGCATCAACCGGGTGCTGTCCATGCAGACGCCGTCGGGTGGATTCGGCTACTGGCCGGGCTCCACGGACCCGGTGGAGTGGGGCACCGCGTACGCCACGCACATGCTGATGGACGCGCAGAAGCAGAAGTACGTGGTGCCGCAGGACCGGCTGAACGACGCGCTCAAGTGGATGGGCGACACGCTCACCACCTACGAGGGGCGTGAGCTGCGCGCGGGCGGCTACTCCGAGAGCCCGGAGGCCTACATGCACTACGTGCTGGCGCTGTCCGGCAAGGGCCGCAAGGCGCGGGTGCAGAAGCTGGTGGAGGCGCTGGCCACGAAGGCGCAGGGCAAGGCGCTGGCGAGGCAGGAGCGTGAAGAGGAGTACATGCTCAAGGCCGCGCTGTACCTCGCGGGAGACCGCCGCTACGAGAAGGACCTGCGCAACCCGGACCTGTCGCCTGTCACCGACGAGCGGGACAACTCCTGGTCCTTCTACTCGGACCGCCGGCGTCGCGGCTTCATGCTGAGCACCTTCCAGGACCTGTTCGGCAACGACGCCGCGGGCGAGCCCCTGGCGGCGATGGTGGCCGAGTCGCTCCAGTCGCACCCGAGCCCCTGGTACACGACGCAGGAGCTGGTCTGGGGCATCACCGGCCTGGGCAAGCGGCTGAAGGGGAGCTCCTCCGAGTTCACCCCGCCGGTGTTGGCGGTGGACGGCAAGGCGGTGGCGGCCCAGCAGAACAAGGAGTCGCGTGCCTCCGACCGCACGTGGGCGCTGGCGCGGGCCAGCGAGCGCAAGCAGCTCCAGCTCGACGTGAAGGCGAAGGACGAGGGCAAGCTGTTCCTCGTGCTGAGCAGCGAGGGCGTGCGCTCGGAGGGTCAGGTGCGCATGGGAGGCCAGGGCCTGGTGCTGACGCGCAAGTACCGCAAGCAGGACGGCACGGAGCTGAACCTGAATGCGTCGCCGGTGGCGTTGGCGGAGCTCATCTACGTGGAGGTGGAGCTGAAGAACAACACGGGTGAGCGGGTGCAGAACCTCGCGCTGGTGGACCGGCTGCCGGCGGGCTGGGAAATCGAGAACGCGCGGCTGGGGCGCGGCGGCTCGGTGGACTGGGTGTCCGCGGACGCGCTGTGGGTGCCGGACTACGTCAACATCCGCGATGACCGGATGGAGGTCTTCGGTGCGCTCAACGCGAAGGAGTCGAAGAAGGTCGTCTACGCGGTGCGCGCGGTGACGGCGGGCTCCTTCACGCTGCCCACGGTGGAGGTCGAGGCCATGTACGACCCGCGCATCTGGGCGCGCGAGGCGGGCGGCACGGTGCGAGTGTCCAGCCCGTGGAAGGACAGCCTCCTCTGA
- a CDS encoding CotH kinase family protein encodes MTRSRLLLCLPVVMWMWACDSGAPSTSVPSTPPAAEEPPPRPQEPPPPPVQPPPPPPVQPPPPVEPPPQEAEIQRRFELPAVQASVQEYELIIPEAAMQRFETDVWTPEQDAVFKAQGTAYPVKVRLRGASARSFPKKSWNVSFEKNVRFEGRTSLNLVAEYADASMLAEKMAFDLLAAMRVPAPRAKYVRLKLNGHYEGVFLDIEQVNKAFLKAHDFADTDATIYRCGWKDCELKTWRVPYQGEWTKKTNERESNDQLVAMLDIINHTPEPDLPAALEKNLQLEHYLRSMVLDALMSNNFVEDSESYFLYDRAVAKWSYVPWDLNNVDARWWYPATVEDMRGSSNNMRHPLFNFTLTDAWVDKMYQQRKLETGSYPGYLPVFSNLGTRVVMHPELRERLGARLEKALDELFIPEVMDPYIDKLHRLIDNDMRTDPHMDHGRFAAGREYMKRFVKERRAFVQKDWARMEARISPLVFEAFDPTAGWVEIGNRGDVELSLKGMVLTTNLRVSLAGGEHAPTLARPPLGAVLPQLVVAPGKRVRLKLSELGIRLTPKGEVGLFDGRSVIGVKDLLFYGELPTGKQYMRGDQGWEVR; translated from the coding sequence ATGACACGCTCACGACTCTTGCTCTGTCTTCCAGTGGTGATGTGGATGTGGGCTTGCGATTCTGGAGCACCGTCCACCTCCGTCCCGTCAACGCCTCCCGCCGCGGAAGAGCCTCCCCCGCGCCCGCAGGAGCCTCCACCGCCTCCCGTCCAGCCACCTCCACCGCCTCCCGTCCAGCCACCTCCACCGGTGGAGCCGCCTCCCCAGGAGGCGGAGATTCAGCGTCGCTTCGAGCTGCCCGCCGTCCAGGCGAGCGTCCAGGAGTACGAGCTCATCATCCCCGAGGCCGCCATGCAGCGCTTCGAGACGGACGTCTGGACTCCAGAGCAGGACGCCGTCTTCAAGGCGCAGGGGACGGCCTACCCCGTCAAGGTGCGGCTGCGTGGCGCTTCCGCGCGCTCGTTCCCCAAGAAGAGCTGGAACGTGAGCTTCGAGAAGAACGTCCGTTTCGAGGGACGCACCTCGCTCAACCTGGTGGCGGAGTATGCGGACGCCTCCATGCTGGCGGAGAAGATGGCGTTCGACCTGCTCGCCGCGATGCGAGTGCCAGCGCCCCGGGCCAAGTACGTGCGCCTCAAGCTGAATGGCCACTACGAGGGCGTGTTCCTGGACATCGAGCAGGTGAACAAGGCGTTCCTCAAGGCCCACGACTTCGCCGACACGGACGCGACCATCTACCGCTGCGGATGGAAGGACTGCGAGCTCAAGACGTGGCGGGTGCCGTACCAGGGCGAATGGACGAAGAAGACCAACGAGCGTGAGTCGAATGACCAGCTCGTCGCCATGCTGGACATCATCAACCACACGCCCGAGCCCGACCTTCCCGCGGCGCTCGAGAAGAACCTCCAGTTGGAGCACTACCTGCGCTCCATGGTGCTGGACGCGCTGATGTCGAACAACTTCGTGGAGGACTCGGAGAGCTACTTCCTCTACGACCGCGCGGTGGCGAAGTGGTCCTACGTCCCGTGGGACTTGAACAACGTGGATGCCCGCTGGTGGTATCCCGCCACCGTGGAGGACATGCGCGGCAGCAGCAACAACATGCGCCACCCGCTGTTCAACTTCACGCTCACGGATGCGTGGGTGGACAAGATGTATCAGCAGCGCAAGTTGGAGACGGGTTCGTATCCTGGCTACCTGCCCGTCTTCTCCAACCTGGGCACTCGCGTGGTGATGCATCCCGAGCTGAGGGAGCGGCTGGGCGCGCGACTCGAGAAGGCCCTGGATGAGCTGTTCATCCCCGAGGTGATGGACCCGTACATCGACAAGCTGCACCGGCTCATCGACAACGACATGCGCACGGACCCGCACATGGACCATGGCCGGTTCGCCGCGGGCCGCGAGTACATGAAGCGCTTCGTGAAGGAGCGCCGCGCCTTCGTGCAGAAGGACTGGGCTCGGATGGAGGCGCGGATATCGCCGCTGGTGTTCGAGGCATTCGACCCCACCGCCGGCTGGGTGGAGATTGGCAACCGCGGCGATGTGGAGCTGTCGCTCAAGGGCATGGTGCTGACCACCAACCTCCGGGTGAGCCTGGCGGGCGGTGAGCATGCGCCCACCCTGGCGCGGCCGCCCCTGGGCGCGGTGCTGCCACAGCTTGTCGTGGCACCGGGCAAGCGCGTGCGGCTGAAGCTGTCCGAGCTGGGCATCCGGCTCACGCCCAAGGGAGAGGTGGGCCTGTTCGACGGGAGGTCCGTCATCGGCGTGAAGGACCTCCTGTTCTACGGAGAGCTGCCCACGGGCAAGCAATACATGCGCGGCGACCAGGGGTGGGAGGTGCGTTAG
- a CDS encoding RNA methyltransferase, which yields MVLPVRFVLMRPRNAENLGAAARALKNCGLSDWVWVTPEVEDLTPARRLAVHAEDVLDGARRAATLDEAIADCVWVVGTSSRKVEGKRRLPPRAVGEELVSRAAQGTVAVVFGDERSGLTNAEVERCHDLSAVPTAPEQPSINLAQAVLLYAYEVRVATLEQQAPPPGPLPVAATDTELAQVESTLGEVLTSGGFLIDEQPGRTGLRDLFAPLRRSRLTRKEARLWLAAMHTLRKNRPSS from the coding sequence ATGGTGCTGCCCGTTCGTTTTGTCCTGATGCGTCCGCGCAACGCGGAGAACCTGGGTGCCGCGGCTCGCGCGCTCAAGAATTGCGGTCTGTCGGATTGGGTCTGGGTGACGCCCGAGGTGGAGGATTTGACGCCCGCGCGCCGGCTGGCGGTCCATGCCGAGGACGTGTTGGACGGAGCCCGCAGGGCCGCGACGCTGGACGAGGCCATCGCCGACTGTGTCTGGGTGGTGGGGACCAGCTCGCGCAAGGTGGAGGGGAAGCGCCGGTTGCCGCCGCGCGCGGTGGGCGAGGAGCTGGTGTCGCGCGCGGCCCAGGGCACCGTGGCGGTGGTCTTCGGTGATGAGCGCAGCGGGCTCACCAACGCGGAGGTGGAGCGCTGTCATGACCTGTCGGCCGTGCCCACCGCGCCGGAGCAGCCCTCCATCAACCTGGCGCAGGCCGTGCTGCTGTACGCCTACGAGGTCCGCGTGGCCACGCTGGAGCAACAGGCTCCGCCGCCCGGTCCCCTGCCGGTGGCGGCCACGGACACGGAGCTGGCGCAGGTGGAGTCGACGCTCGGGGAGGTGCTGACCTCGGGTGGCTTCCTCATCGACGAGCAGCCCGGGCGCACCGGCCTCCGGGACCTCTTCGCGCCGCTGCGCCGCTCACGGCTCACGCGCAAGGAAGCGCGGCTGTGGCTGGCCGCGATGCACACGCTGCGGAAGAACCGTCCGTCCAGCTAG